The following DNA comes from Gemmatimonas sp..
GCGCTGCAACCGCGCCCGGTGGCCTATGATCCGCACCTTCGGTTCGGCCCCCGGTGGCACAATGTGCAGTCGCTGTCCGTGGGCCACGGGCAGGCGCTCCTCGAGCTCGCATTGCCAGCCCCGTACACGGCGGACTTGCGCGACTATCTGCTGCATCCGGCGCTGATGGACATGGCCACGGCCGGGGCGCAGTGCCTTATCGACGGCTTCGATGCCGCGCGTGATTTCTTCGTGCCGTTGTCCTATGGCGCGATCCGCTGCCACGGTCCGCTTTCCGCGCGCCTGTGGAGCCATATCACGCTCCGCACCGACGCCAGCGCCGATCCGGATCTGGCCTCGTTCGACGTGCTGGTGGCCGATGCCGACGGTCGTGTGCTGGTGGAGATCAGCGACTTCCTCATGACGCGAGTGCGCGATCAGGCGCAGCTCATGGCGCCCGACTCCACGCGCCGCCGACGTCGGCGCAGTACGCTTGATCTCGACCGCGAGGTCGCGGCAGCGCCCGAGGCGGACGAGCCGTCCTGGTACGCAGAGGCCATCGCGCCGCGAGAGGGAGGCGAGGCCTTCCTGCGTGGCGTTTCGCTGGGGGCAGTGCATCCGCACCTGTTGGTCTCCCCCTTCCCGCTCGAGGGGCTGCTGCATCGGCTGCGCGAGGCCCCCGCGCGTCGAGCGCCGCGTGAGGCGACGCCGGTGTCGGCGCCGCAGGTGCCCGTGGAGCGTATCGAAGCAACGCTGGCGGAGCATCCGGCTGTGGCGCAGCAGGCCGTCGTGTCGCGCGTCGATCGCACAGGCAGCGTGCGGCTCGTCGCGTACGTGCAGCTGTCGGCAGGGGCCCGTGCGACCGTTTCCGAGTTGCGCCGTGCGCTCAAGAAATCGTTGCCGCCACACCTGGTGCCGTCGATGTTCCTGCTGCTCGACACCATGCCCTCGAGTGGTGACGGGACGGTTCGGCGCGAGGCACTCCCCGATCCGTTCGGTGCCGACGACGAGGTCGTGCCGCCGCGGACCGATATGGAGCAGGCCATTGCCGCCGTCTGGCGCGATGTGCTTGGCGTCGAGCAGATCAGTGTTTACGACAACTTCTTCGACATCGGCGGACACTCGCTGCTTGCCGTGCGCGCCATCACGCGCCTCGAGCGCGCGGTGGGGGTCCGGCTGAATCAGGCCAACATGGTGCTGCAGACGCTCGAACAGCTCGCGGCGGAATGTGCCCGTCGCGCCGAGGGGGTGCCCGCATGAACGCGCTCTTCTTCGGTTCCTCCGATGCCCCGTTGTACGGCGTGTACCATCCCCCCAAGGCGCGCTCCGGCCGCCGCACGGGCGTTGTGTTGTGCGCGCCGTTCGGGCAGGAGTACATGCGGTCGCACCGCGCGTTCCGTCAGCTGGCGCTGATGCTGGCCAAGGCCGGGTATCACGTCTTCCGCTTCGACTACCGGGGCACGGGGGATTCGTGGGGCGAGGGCGATGCCTTCACGCTGCGCGGAGCGGTTGACGATACCCTGCTGGCCATGGAAGAATTGCGGGACACCGCGGATGTCTCGGAGATCGCGCTCGTGGGGCTTCGACTGGGGGCCACGGTGGCCGCGCTCGCGGCGCAGGAGGCCGAAGACCTGTCGCACCTCATTCTGTGGGATCCCATCGTCGACGGGCCATCGTACGCCGATGCCTTGGCGGGATCGGTGCACGATGGCACCGCCGGTGGCGCAGCGCAGACGCTGACTCGCAGCACCCCGGCGGGTATCGTGCATGCCATGGGATTTCCTGTGGGGGCGGCCCTCCGTGACGAGTTGCAGTCCCTGCGGACACCGGGGCCGCTTCGCCATGGCGGGCAGACGCTGGTGGTCCTTCCCGACGAGGGCGACACGGCCGCTGACGCCCTGGGACTGGAGTCTGGCAACGGCACGGCGTCGACCGAACGCGCTGTGGTGCCCGTTTCCGGGCGGTGGGACGAAGTGGATAATTGGGGGTCGGCGATGATTCCCCAGAACGCGATCCGGTTCCTTGTGGACTGGATCCAGAACCGGGCACGATGACGATGGTCGAGCAGGTAGTGCGGTTTGGCACGGCGGCAGCATTGAACGGCATCCTGACCGAACCGGGTGACGGTCGGGAGGTGCCGGTCGCCGCGCCGGTGATCCTTCTCAACTCCGGTATTCTGCACAAGGTGGGAGCGTGCCGGCTCTACGTGACGCTGGCGCGTCAGCTGGCGGCCGCGGGCGTACCGACCTTGCGCTTTGACCTGAGCGGCCTGGGCGACAGCGATGTGCGTCGTGATGCGCTCGGCTTCGAGGAGAGCGCGGTGGCGGAAACGCGCGAAGCCATGGATCACCTGACCACGGTACGCGGGTGGGACACCTTTCAGCTTGCTGGTCTCTGCTCGGGGGCTGACGTGGCACACATGACGGCGGTGGTCGATGCACGCGTGGTGGCGATGGCCTCCATCGACGCGCGCACGCATCTCACGCCGGGCTTCTGGTGGCACAACTACGCGCCCAAGCTGTTGGCGCCCGGGACGTGGCCCGAACTCATCCGCCGACGCCTGGCGCGGCGGGCCGCGGCGGTGGCGAGTGAGGCGCTGCCGGAT
Coding sequences within:
- a CDS encoding alpha/beta fold hydrolase, with protein sequence MNALFFGSSDAPLYGVYHPPKARSGRRTGVVLCAPFGQEYMRSHRAFRQLALMLAKAGYHVFRFDYRGTGDSWGEGDAFTLRGAVDDTLLAMEELRDTADVSEIALVGLRLGATVAALAAQEAEDLSHLILWDPIVDGPSYADALAGSVHDGTAGGAAQTLTRSTPAGIVHAMGFPVGAALRDELQSLRTPGPLRHGGQTLVVLPDEGDTAADALGLESGNGTASTERAVVPVSGRWDEVDNWGSAMIPQNAIRFLVDWIQNRAR